A genomic stretch from Phycisphaerae bacterium includes:
- a CDS encoding SUMF1/EgtB/PvdO family nonheme iron enzyme, protein MSAREIQMSALTLVFLQAAIAPAAEKNLPPTITGKDGSVMLVVPAGPFIMGSAEVWDETPPHQVDLAAFYVDRTEVTVAQYARFVKETGITPPPDWINGIPPAGRDNMPITNITWFDAMRYAVWAGKRLPTEAEWEKAARGTDGRRFPWGNVDDETLRNLGSDRIASTSREATGGTGPPKGASPYGCLDMSGNAWEWTADWYDGYPGTSARSLHFGRQYKVMRGGGGIYFYGTANAGTCTQRARLVPYGAHDSLGFRCVLDADPAKRPYDPQVVLKEAEERLKTIRNRPAKLSYEIEFERMKQAARVPVTVVGRSGQRGHVRAGFPLPKGAVRKETDIQVFGPVGNNIASMATALSKWEDDSIRWALLDFTGEAGQVFEIDISGRPGGSNAEHESVQINAAGKAAAMRTDKITVAASPEGLIDQIRLRESDVVLGKLTMEMQVTLEGEATTLSAMPAQQIEVEEARALHGCLRMQGFFGTADGRQTAMKYDLRAQAAAGSHRLTLMLTITHWADRKKSQNRDDPYGDPDPAINVADLSVRFALAGNPALVALGTDGGMLAADGTVELQQPDDLRYVIRQTGKPDTNGTRAPGWTAVKQGDTWCVLGVRHFWQNCPKALFVTPEAIGARLYTGSRPFNWEAGLAKTHEIILDFPLAKDDSAPPNVVLDPLRMTMPPMWACGTKAFGAVLPRSTEALQSFPYWECWREADMRDYVNRMPFGMRDFGDGYMGGPYKGKNAYQNLEYDVPYNYLLEFLRTGDPWYLDAAEPMARHQTDVDVNNFNGMVWKHSPLHTATEADLGHVFLRGVLLHYLLTGETRQLEMARKVGDFVAAMLTRESGSVVGNERQIGWSLYLLTGMYEVTRDEKYLKACESLCNSLLAGQAATGKFAIRWDNRIAFFNGIAMNGMLSVQENNGDDKLADGILRVADRTLGFYPEYACRTLNAFSWALQQTEDPRYLDALERCWQSSIEFLHDRNVASEATHMWRFPRFAARYGLFRMFDEATVLPEPSSWKATRFKAPDVEVFLHVSDRPAPILVIREGLAEGRITLFDVAGNTLRQVLLKDAGNYFEPAVLNLPGNRGLFRMRLTGGDAFGWQVHRDRAARMTVVDVAGRHMPQMLPRAVGFVREGAKEVKIRFEAMGEGFHTATLYNPAGRPVATVRHFIDFQDPGRYELELKTVASGDTRGWALEVCNLKVLSIDGLLPYWADDEVELFNPERFGMH, encoded by the coding sequence ATGAGTGCTCGTGAGATCCAGATGTCGGCTTTGACGCTGGTGTTCTTGCAGGCGGCAATTGCTCCGGCAGCGGAAAAGAATCTGCCCCCCACGATCACCGGCAAAGACGGTTCGGTCATGCTCGTGGTGCCCGCCGGACCGTTCATCATGGGCTCGGCCGAGGTTTGGGATGAGACTCCGCCTCACCAAGTTGATCTGGCCGCTTTCTATGTCGACAGGACCGAGGTAACCGTCGCCCAGTATGCCCGGTTCGTGAAGGAAACCGGCATCACGCCGCCGCCCGACTGGATCAATGGAATTCCGCCGGCGGGGCGAGACAACATGCCGATCACTAACATCACCTGGTTTGATGCCATGCGTTACGCCGTTTGGGCGGGCAAACGCCTCCCGACCGAGGCCGAATGGGAAAAGGCGGCGCGCGGGACCGACGGCCGGCGATTCCCCTGGGGTAACGTTGACGACGAAACGCTACGCAACCTCGGCAGTGACCGAATTGCCTCAACCTCCCGTGAGGCGACCGGTGGAACCGGACCGCCGAAAGGAGCATCTCCATACGGCTGTCTGGACATGTCCGGAAACGCCTGGGAGTGGACGGCCGACTGGTACGACGGCTACCCGGGCACCTCGGCAAGGTCTTTGCACTTCGGCAGGCAGTACAAAGTCATGAGAGGCGGCGGCGGGATCTACTTCTATGGGACCGCCAACGCCGGCACCTGCACCCAGCGAGCCCGCCTGGTTCCCTACGGGGCCCACGATTCGCTTGGATTTCGTTGTGTGTTGGATGCCGATCCGGCCAAACGGCCTTACGATCCGCAGGTGGTGCTGAAGGAAGCCGAGGAGCGCCTCAAAACCATCCGGAACCGGCCGGCAAAGCTCTCCTATGAGATCGAGTTCGAGAGAATGAAGCAGGCCGCCAGAGTACCTGTCACCGTCGTCGGGCGTTCGGGACAGAGAGGGCATGTCCGTGCCGGCTTTCCGCTTCCCAAGGGCGCGGTCAGGAAGGAGACCGATATTCAAGTCTTTGGCCCGGTTGGAAATAACATCGCCTCCATGGCGACCGCTCTGTCGAAGTGGGAAGATGACTCCATCCGATGGGCCCTGCTCGATTTCACCGGTGAGGCCGGGCAGGTGTTCGAGATCGATATCAGCGGGCGTCCGGGCGGCTCGAACGCCGAACACGAATCGGTGCAAATCAATGCCGCCGGCAAAGCCGCCGCGATGCGCACCGACAAGATCACCGTTGCTGCGTCGCCCGAAGGGCTGATCGACCAGATCCGGCTGAGGGAGAGCGATGTCGTTCTCGGCAAGCTGACAATGGAAATGCAGGTAACGCTTGAGGGCGAGGCAACCACCCTGTCGGCCATGCCCGCACAGCAGATCGAGGTCGAAGAAGCCCGCGCGCTGCATGGCTGCCTGCGCATGCAAGGCTTCTTCGGCACGGCGGACGGCCGGCAAACAGCGATGAAATACGATCTTCGCGCACAAGCCGCTGCCGGGTCGCACCGCCTCACGCTCATGCTCACCATTACTCATTGGGCCGATCGCAAGAAATCGCAGAATCGCGATGATCCGTACGGCGATCCGGACCCGGCCATCAATGTGGCCGACCTGTCCGTGCGGTTCGCGTTGGCCGGTAATCCTGCCCTTGTCGCGCTTGGCACCGATGGGGGAATGCTTGCCGCCGATGGGACGGTGGAATTGCAGCAACCGGATGACCTGCGCTATGTGATCAGGCAGACGGGCAAGCCCGACACGAACGGCACACGAGCCCCCGGCTGGACGGCGGTGAAGCAGGGTGACACCTGGTGTGTGCTCGGAGTACGCCATTTCTGGCAGAACTGTCCCAAGGCGCTGTTCGTCACGCCTGAGGCGATCGGCGCGAGACTCTACACCGGCAGCCGGCCCTTCAACTGGGAAGCGGGACTCGCCAAGACCCACGAGATCATTCTCGACTTCCCTCTGGCAAAAGACGATTCCGCCCCGCCCAACGTGGTCCTGGACCCCTTGAGGATGACCATGCCGCCGATGTGGGCGTGTGGCACGAAAGCATTCGGTGCCGTCTTGCCGCGCAGCACGGAAGCCTTGCAGAGCTTCCCTTATTGGGAGTGCTGGCGCGAGGCGGACATGCGCGACTACGTCAACCGGATGCCTTTCGGCATGCGCGATTTCGGCGACGGCTACATGGGTGGCCCGTACAAAGGTAAGAACGCTTATCAGAACCTCGAATATGACGTGCCGTACAACTACCTGCTCGAATTCCTGCGGACCGGTGATCCCTGGTACCTCGACGCCGCCGAGCCCATGGCCCGCCACCAGACGGACGTGGACGTGAACAACTTCAACGGCATGGTATGGAAACACAGCCCGTTGCACACCGCCACCGAGGCCGATTTGGGACACGTCTTTCTACGGGGCGTGCTGCTTCACTACTTGTTGACCGGCGAGACGCGGCAACTCGAAATGGCCCGCAAGGTCGGTGATTTCGTCGCCGCCATGCTCACGCGCGAAAGCGGCTCCGTGGTCGGCAACGAACGGCAGATCGGCTGGTCGCTGTATCTGCTCACCGGCATGTACGAGGTCACTCGCGACGAGAAATACCTCAAGGCCTGTGAATCCCTCTGCAACAGCCTGCTCGCAGGTCAGGCTGCGACGGGCAAGTTTGCCATCCGATGGGACAACCGCATCGCCTTCTTCAACGGAATCGCCATGAACGGCATGCTCTCGGTGCAGGAGAACAACGGAGACGACAAGCTCGCCGACGGCATCCTCCGGGTCGCCGATCGGACGCTCGGGTTCTATCCCGAGTACGCCTGCCGAACGCTCAACGCGTTCTCGTGGGCCTTGCAGCAAACCGAAGATCCGCGATACCTGGATGCCCTCGAGCGATGCTGGCAAAGCAGCATCGAGTTCCTCCACGATCGCAACGTGGCTTCGGAGGCCACACACATGTGGCGATTCCCGCGATTCGCCGCCCGCTACGGGCTGTTCCGCATGTTCGATGAAGCAACGGTGTTGCCGGAGCCCTCGTCGTGGAAGGCCACGCGGTTCAAAGCGCCCGACGTTGAGGTTTTCCTGCACGTGAGTGACCGGCCCGCGCCGATCCTGGTCATTCGGGAAGGCCTGGCCGAGGGCAGGATCACGCTGTTCGACGTTGCGGGCAATACTTTGCGGCAGGTATTACTCAAGGACGCCGGCAACTATTTCGAGCCTGCGGTCCTGAACCTGCCGGGCAACAGGGGCCTTTTCCGAATGCGTCTGACCGGCGGTGATGCCTTCGGCTGGCAGGTGCATCGCGACCGCGCCGCCCGGATGACCGTTGTCGATGTTGCAGGCCGGCACATGCCGCAGATGCTCCCCCGCGCAGTCGGGTTCGTGCGTGAGGGAGCCAAGGAAGTGAAAATCAGGTTTGAAGCCATGGGCGAGGGTTTCCACACGGCGACGCTATACAACCCCGCTGGCCGGCCGGTCGCGACCGTTCGGCACTTCATTGACTTCCAGGACCCCGGCCGCTACGAACTGGAGCTGAAGACCGTCGCTTCCGGAGACACGCGGGGATGGGCCCTTGAAGTCTGTAATCTCAAGGTGCTGAGCATCGACGGATTGCTGCCGTATTGGGCCGACGACGAGGTCGAACTCTTCAACCCCGAACGCTTTGGTATGCACTGA